The DNA window AGTTTTACAGGAAAATGGCAACACATGATCTATGGAACAAGCCAAGGGTCAGTTAAAGCAGTTCTTACAAAATGGAACGTAGGTTTAAGTAAAAGAGATACCGTGGCTATTGCTGCACAAACTCTTGCAGGTATGGCAATGAGTTGGGCTAACTTTAGCATTAACTTTACCTATTTAAGCAGCGTTGTTCCCGATTCATGTATTATAGAATTAAGAGCAAGTGGTAGTGCGCCAACAGTTAATGATTATTTATGGGTAGACAATCTTGGATTTTCAGGATCAGTAACCGGAATTGAAAATCACGAATCGTTTGTAACAAATATGATAGTTTATCCAAATCCATCTTCTGAGAACGTAAATTTTAAATTCAATATCAAAACTGCTCAACAAGTAAATATTGAAATTACCGACATCAATGGTAAATTAATTCGTTCAACAAATTTTGGAAAAATACAAGGCGAAACTAATCAAAACATGAATATTTCAGGTATTGCCAAAGGAACTTATTTCGTGAAAATAAAAGGTGAGGATGCAACTGAAACAAGAAAATTAGTAATAGAATAATACTAAGAGCCATGAAAAACCTATTAAACCTATGTTTGGGGCTGCTTTGCATTAATGTAGCAGCCCAAACAACTCAACTCGTAATTCCTGATACCTTAATAGGGCCGAGCTATACTTTGAACATGCACAAAGATAGTGTGCAATTCTTTCCCGGAAATAAATCGCAAACTTATGCATTCAACTCCTTCAGTTATCTTGGTCCAACATTGATATTTAACAAAGGAGCTAATGTAAATATTACTGTAAATAATCAGATTGGTGACACAACTACAGTACATTGGCACGGTATTCATCTTCCTTCAAAATGGGATGGCGGGCCACACACACCAATATTACCAAGCGCAAGTTGGAATCCAACATTTACGGTAATGGATAATGCTGCAACGTACTGGTATCACCCACATTTGCATATGAAAACGGCAGAGCAAGCGATTAAAGGTGCTGCCGGATTAATAATTGTGAGAGATCCTATTGAAGCTGCATTAAATTTGCCAAGGAAATATGGAGTGGATGATTTTCCATTAGTAATTCAATGTCAGCAATACGATTCAGCTAATCAAGCAATGCCTCTCGGTATGCAAGATTCAACTATTTTGATAAACGGAGCAAGAGCAAATTATGGATATACTGTATACGCAAACTGTCCTGCGCAAATTGTTC is part of the Bacteroidota bacterium genome and encodes:
- a CDS encoding T9SS type A sorting domain-containing protein, translating into MKKAILSIISVVALSASAMAQIPNAGFESFTTVGSYEVPNGWGTMNNTTATYSVYTATKGTPGSPGASYLKLTSKTVSASVVNGIAVSGVLDSITMKPKSGFPCTLQPVSFTGKWQHMIYGTSQGSVKAVLTKWNVGLSKRDTVAIAAQTLAGMAMSWANFSINFTYLSSVVPDSCIIELRASGSAPTVNDYLWVDNLGFSGSVTGIENHESFVTNMIVYPNPSSENVNFKFNIKTAQQVNIEITDINGKLIRSTNFGKIQGETNQNMNISGIAKGTYFVKIKGEDATETRKLVIE